Proteins encoded in a region of the Rhodococcus sp. SBT000017 genome:
- a CDS encoding acyl-CoA carboxylase epsilon subunit, producing MSNETNGDANHVAASPGWSFRGSPTDADIAAVVAVLTAARSSATVEAPVVSDLWGRPEDLHRYGLASAPALFVNARYGQ from the coding sequence GTGAGCAACGAAACGAACGGCGACGCGAATCATGTTGCTGCGTCGCCTGGTTGGTCGTTTCGCGGAAGCCCCACCGACGCCGACATTGCTGCCGTTGTTGCTGTTCTGACCGCAGCGCGGTCTTCGGCGACCGTCGAAGCTCCGGTTGTATCGGATCTGTGGGGTCGTCCCGAGGATCTGCATCGATACGGACTTGCCAGTGCCCCAGCTCTTTTCGTCAATGCCCGATATGGCCAGTGA
- a CDS encoding lipopolysaccharide assembly protein LapA domain-containing protein, which yields MTASTDTTQTTKRRGGFASKFALLVTLVLVAALVIFVLQNTIHTNINFLGWNFELAQGVSLLGAAVVGAVIALAATAALKVRRAVR from the coding sequence ATGACCGCATCGACCGACACGACACAGACCACCAAGCGTCGCGGCGGATTCGCCTCCAAGTTCGCCCTCCTCGTCACGCTCGTCCTCGTCGCAGCACTGGTGATCTTCGTGCTGCAGAACACGATTCACACCAACATCAACTTCCTCGGCTGGAACTTCGAGCTCGCTCAGGGTGTGTCCCTGCTCGGTGCCGCTGTCGTCGGTGCCGTCATCGCGCTCGCCGCAACGGCCGCACTGAAGGTTCGACGCGCAGTTCGCTGA
- a CDS encoding LLM class flavin-dependent oxidoreductase has product MKKIGFLSFGHWSASPQSQTRSASDVLLQSIDLAVAAEELGADGAYYRVHHFASQLASPFPLLAAVGAKTSTIEIGTGVIDMRYENPFYMAEDSGSADLISGGRLQLGVSRGSPEQVIEGYRHFGYTPAEGSDHADMAREHTRIYLDLLEGKGFAQPNPRPMFPNPPGLLRLEPHSPGLRQRIWWGAGTRETAEWTARQGMNLMSSTLLSEDTGVPFHQLQAEQIERFHKTWSDAGHDFAPRTSVSRSIFPIVNDLDRAYFGREGSGDDQVGYIDGGKARFGKTYAGEPDRLIEELAADEAIAAADTLLLTVPNQLGVDYCAHVLDTVVRDVAPALGWR; this is encoded by the coding sequence ATGAAGAAGATCGGATTTCTGTCCTTCGGGCATTGGTCGGCGTCCCCACAGTCACAGACGCGGTCGGCGTCGGACGTGCTGCTGCAGTCCATCGACCTCGCGGTCGCGGCCGAAGAACTGGGTGCCGACGGCGCGTACTACCGCGTCCATCACTTTGCCAGCCAACTCGCGTCACCGTTCCCCCTCCTCGCCGCCGTCGGTGCCAAGACGAGCACCATCGAGATCGGCACCGGCGTCATCGACATGCGCTACGAGAATCCGTTCTACATGGCCGAGGACTCGGGTTCCGCCGATCTCATCTCGGGCGGACGGTTGCAGCTCGGGGTCAGCCGAGGATCGCCCGAGCAGGTCATCGAGGGGTATCGCCATTTCGGCTACACACCGGCCGAGGGTTCCGACCACGCCGACATGGCCCGCGAACACACCCGCATCTACCTCGATCTCCTCGAGGGCAAGGGCTTCGCACAGCCGAATCCACGGCCGATGTTTCCCAATCCGCCCGGACTCCTGCGCCTCGAACCGCACTCCCCCGGTCTCCGACAGCGCATCTGGTGGGGTGCCGGCACCCGCGAAACCGCCGAATGGACCGCGCGCCAAGGCATGAATCTGATGAGCTCGACGCTGTTGAGCGAAGACACCGGAGTGCCGTTCCATCAGTTGCAGGCCGAGCAGATCGAACGATTCCACAAGACGTGGAGCGACGCCGGACACGATTTCGCTCCGCGAACTTCGGTGAGCCGCAGCATCTTTCCGATCGTCAACGATCTCGATCGCGCCTATTTCGGCCGAGAGGGCAGTGGCGACGATCAGGTCGGTTACATCGACGGCGGCAAAGCCCGATTCGGCAAGACGTACGCAGGCGAACCCGATCGACTGATCGAGGAACTCGCTGCGGACGAAGCGATCGCGGCCGCCGATACCTTGCTGCTCACCGTCCCGAACCAGTTGGGCGTCGACTACTGCGCGCACGTGCTCGACACTGTGGTGCGCGACGTCGCCCCCGCGCTGGGGTGGCGCTGA
- the thiD gene encoding bifunctional hydroxymethylpyrimidine kinase/phosphomethylpyrimidine kinase produces MSTIAYVIAGSEATGGAGLQADLKTFERLGVYGVGTITCIVSFDPKSGWGHRFVPIDSSVIADQIEVATAAHDLDVVKIGMLGTPATVETVASSLRLQPWRHVVVDPVLICKGQEPGAALDTDNALRRDILPLATVITPNLFEAQTLSGMDAITTVDDLGEAAKRIADLGPGYVVVKGGAGLPGDEAVDVVWDGSELTVLRAPKIGDERVSGAGCVFAAAITAELAKGADVLDAVATAKDFAHAGIVGRVTSNAPFAAVGWHA; encoded by the coding sequence ATGTCGACTATCGCGTACGTGATCGCAGGTTCGGAAGCCACCGGTGGAGCCGGTCTGCAGGCAGATCTCAAGACATTCGAGCGGCTCGGGGTCTACGGAGTCGGCACCATCACGTGCATCGTCTCGTTCGATCCGAAGTCCGGCTGGGGCCATCGTTTCGTCCCCATCGACAGCTCGGTCATCGCCGATCAGATCGAAGTTGCCACTGCCGCACACGATCTCGATGTCGTCAAGATCGGCATGCTCGGCACGCCCGCTACCGTCGAGACCGTGGCGAGCTCGTTGCGTCTGCAGCCGTGGCGGCACGTGGTGGTCGATCCGGTGTTGATCTGCAAGGGGCAGGAGCCGGGCGCGGCGCTCGACACCGACAATGCGCTTCGGCGCGACATTCTTCCGCTGGCCACCGTGATCACCCCCAACCTGTTCGAGGCCCAGACGTTGTCCGGAATGGACGCCATCACCACCGTCGACGATCTGGGCGAGGCGGCCAAGCGAATTGCCGATCTCGGACCGGGCTACGTGGTGGTCAAGGGCGGTGCGGGGTTGCCCGGAGACGAGGCCGTCGACGTCGTCTGGGACGGTTCCGAACTGACCGTGTTGCGCGCTCCCAAGATCGGTGACGAGCGGGTCTCGGGAGCGGGCTGCGTCTTCGCGGCTGCCATCACCGCCGAGCTGGCGAAGGGTGCGGACGTGCTCGATGCGGTGGCAACCGCAAAGGACTTCGCGCACGCAGGCATCGTCGGCCGAGTGACGAGCAACGCTCCGTTCGCAGCGGTGGGTTGGCACGCTTGA
- a CDS encoding TetR/AcrR family transcriptional regulator, with the protein MNAPVTSHATARRSELFDQLVSLFLAEGFAHLTLDTIAARLRCSKSTLYTLASSKDQLVGGATVHYFKSMTTQVESAVAEVDGTRNRITTYLTAVGAALESASEQFMTDLASLEAARSVYERNTAIAARRVQELISEGVASGEVRDVHAAFVGDVASSVMVRIQTREVFRLTGLSDGDAYLELAKLLTAGIGA; encoded by the coding sequence GTGAACGCACCCGTGACCTCGCATGCCACGGCTCGCCGTTCCGAGCTCTTCGACCAGCTCGTGAGTCTGTTTCTGGCAGAGGGCTTCGCGCACCTGACGCTCGACACCATCGCGGCCCGCCTCCGCTGCTCCAAGTCCACGCTGTACACACTGGCGTCGAGCAAGGACCAGCTTGTCGGCGGTGCCACCGTGCACTACTTCAAGTCCATGACCACGCAGGTCGAAAGCGCGGTCGCCGAGGTCGATGGCACCCGCAATCGCATCACCACGTATCTGACTGCGGTGGGAGCAGCCCTGGAGTCGGCGTCCGAGCAGTTCATGACGGACCTGGCGTCACTCGAGGCGGCCCGCTCGGTGTACGAACGGAACACCGCGATCGCCGCGCGCCGCGTCCAGGAGTTGATCAGCGAGGGCGTGGCCAGTGGCGAGGTGCGCGACGTGCACGCGGCCTTCGTCGGCGACGTCGCCTCCTCGGTCATGGTTCGCATTCAGACTCGCGAGGTGTTCCGCCTGACCGGACTGAGCGACGGCGACGCCTATCTCGAACTGGCGAAGCTCTTGACCGCCGGCATCGGTGCGTAG
- a CDS encoding CsbD family protein yields the protein MSFIDKAKNAAEDAIGKAKEVVGDATDNKDLEAEGKKDQGSAGVKKVGENIKDTFK from the coding sequence ATGAGCTTCATCGACAAGGCCAAGAACGCAGCAGAAGACGCCATCGGCAAGGCCAAGGAAGTTGTCGGCGACGCCACCGACAACAAGGACCTCGAGGCCGAGGGCAAGAAGGACCAGGGTTCGGCAGGCGTGAAGAAGGTCGGCGAGAACATCAAGGACACCTTCAAGTAA
- a CDS encoding acetyl/propionyl/methylcrotonyl-CoA carboxylase subunit alpha: protein MTTSTSHKKISKVLVANRGEIAVRVIRAAADAGLASVAVYAEPDADAPFVRLADEAFALGGQSSAESYLVIDKILDAAAKSGADAIHPGYGFLSENADFAQAVIDAGLIWIGPSPQSIRDLGDKVTARHIAARAKAPSVPGTSEPVKDADEILAFVDEHGLPIAIKAAFGGGGRGMKVARTREEIPELFDSATREAVAAFGRGECFVERYLDKPRHVEAQVIADQHGNVIVAGTRDCSLQRRFQKLVEEAPAPFLTDAQRKEIHSSAKAICLEAGYYGAGTVEYLVGQDGLVSFLEVNTRLQVEHPVTEETSGIDLVLQQFKIANGEELSITDDPEPRGHSFEFRINGEDAGRGFLPAPGPVTTFTAPSGPGVRVDSGVESGSVIGGQFDSMLAKLIVTGATREEALARSRRALAEFTVEGLATVIPFHAAVVSDPAFIGDGESFDVHTRWIETEWDNQVPPFTAGQPLDDDEVLPRQSVVVEVGGRRVEVSLPGELSLGGGSGGGGNAGAVRRKPKARTRGGAGAGAASGDSVTAPMQGTVVKVAVDEGQTVDAGDLIAVLEAMKMENPVNAHKAGTITGLTVTAGDAITQGTVLAEIK from the coding sequence ATGACTACCTCGACTTCCCATAAGAAAATCTCGAAGGTTCTTGTCGCCAATCGTGGTGAGATCGCGGTGCGGGTGATCCGGGCGGCCGCCGATGCCGGGTTGGCCAGTGTCGCTGTGTACGCCGAGCCCGATGCCGATGCCCCGTTCGTCCGGTTGGCCGACGAAGCCTTCGCACTGGGTGGACAGTCCTCGGCGGAGTCGTATCTGGTGATCGACAAGATCCTCGACGCCGCCGCCAAGTCCGGTGCCGACGCCATCCACCCCGGCTACGGCTTCCTCTCCGAGAACGCCGACTTCGCCCAAGCGGTGATCGATGCCGGACTGATCTGGATCGGCCCGTCACCCCAGTCGATCCGCGACCTCGGCGACAAGGTCACCGCCCGCCACATCGCCGCCCGCGCCAAAGCACCGTCCGTCCCCGGTACGTCCGAACCGGTCAAGGACGCCGACGAAATCCTTGCGTTCGTCGACGAACACGGCCTCCCGATCGCGATCAAAGCCGCATTCGGTGGCGGCGGACGCGGCATGAAAGTCGCCCGCACCCGTGAGGAAATCCCCGAACTGTTCGACTCCGCCACCCGCGAAGCGGTCGCCGCGTTCGGGCGCGGGGAATGCTTCGTCGAGCGCTACCTCGACAAGCCGCGCCACGTCGAAGCACAGGTCATCGCCGACCAACACGGCAACGTCATCGTCGCCGGCACCCGCGACTGCTCCCTGCAACGCCGCTTCCAGAAACTCGTCGAAGAAGCCCCCGCCCCGTTCCTCACCGACGCCCAACGCAAAGAAATCCACTCGAGCGCCAAAGCCATCTGCCTCGAAGCCGGCTACTACGGTGCCGGGACCGTCGAATACCTCGTCGGCCAAGACGGATTGGTCTCGTTCTTGGAGGTGAACACCCGACTGCAGGTCGAGCATCCCGTCACCGAGGAAACCTCCGGCATCGACCTGGTGCTGCAACAGTTCAAGATCGCCAACGGCGAAGAACTGTCCATCACCGACGATCCCGAACCACGCGGCCACTCGTTCGAGTTCCGCATCAACGGCGAAGACGCCGGACGCGGCTTCCTGCCCGCCCCCGGACCGGTCACCACCTTCACCGCCCCCTCCGGACCCGGTGTGCGCGTCGATTCCGGAGTCGAATCCGGCTCGGTGATCGGGGGCCAGTTCGACTCGATGCTCGCCAAACTCATCGTCACCGGAGCCACCCGCGAGGAAGCATTGGCGCGGTCGCGTCGTGCGTTGGCCGAATTCACCGTCGAAGGACTTGCCACGGTCATCCCGTTCCACGCCGCGGTGGTCTCCGATCCGGCGTTCATCGGCGACGGCGAATCCTTCGACGTCCACACCCGCTGGATCGAAACCGAATGGGACAACCAAGTTCCCCCGTTCACCGCCGGGCAACCGCTCGACGACGACGAGGTCCTGCCGCGGCAGTCGGTGGTCGTCGAGGTCGGCGGCCGACGCGTCGAGGTGTCCCTGCCCGGGGAACTGTCCCTCGGCGGTGGCAGCGGCGGCGGCGGTAACGCGGGTGCAGTGCGCCGCAAACCCAAAGCCCGCACCCGCGGCGGAGCCGGAGCCGGAGCCGCATCCGGTGACTCGGTCACCGCACCCATGCAGGGCACCGTGGTCAAAGTCGCCGTCGACGAAGGCCAAACCGTCGACGCCGGCGACCTCATCGCCGTCCTCGAAGCAATGAAAATGGAAAACCCCGTCAACGCCCACAAAGCAGGCACCATCACCGGCCTGACCGTCACCGCAGGCGACGCCATCACCCAAGGCACCGTCCTCGCAGAGATCAAGTAG
- a CDS encoding acyl-CoA dehydrogenase family protein: MPVDRLLPTAEARDLIALTRDVADKVLDPIVDDHERREAYPDGVFDTLGEAGLLSLPYAEEWGGGGQPYEVYLQVLEELASRWAAVAVAVSVHGLACHPLMVFGTDQQKADKLPGMLGGAQIGAYSLSEAQAGSDAAALSCKATPTEGGYTVNGSKAWITHGGVADFYNLFARTGEGSKGISCFLVPDGTDGLSFGRPEEKMGLHAIPTTSAHYDNVHVPTEWRIGAEGQGLQIAFSALDAGRLGIAAVAVGIAQAALDDAVKYAQERTAFGKKIIDHQGLGFVLADMAAAVDSARATYLDAARRRDAGLPYSRNASVAKLIATDAAMKVTTDAVQVFGGYGYTRDFRVERYMRDAKITQIFEGTNQIQRLVIARSLATN; this comes from the coding sequence GTGCCCGTCGATCGTCTGTTGCCCACTGCCGAAGCGCGCGACCTCATCGCGCTGACCCGCGACGTGGCAGACAAGGTGCTCGACCCGATCGTCGACGATCACGAACGGCGCGAGGCGTACCCCGACGGAGTGTTCGACACCCTCGGCGAGGCGGGCCTGTTGAGCCTGCCGTACGCGGAGGAATGGGGCGGGGGAGGACAACCGTACGAGGTCTATCTCCAGGTTCTCGAAGAACTGGCATCGCGCTGGGCGGCAGTGGCCGTTGCGGTGAGCGTGCACGGCCTGGCCTGCCACCCCCTGATGGTTTTCGGTACCGATCAGCAGAAGGCCGACAAGCTTCCCGGCATGCTCGGTGGTGCACAGATCGGCGCGTACTCACTGTCCGAGGCGCAGGCCGGCTCCGACGCCGCCGCACTGAGCTGCAAGGCAACCCCGACCGAGGGTGGCTACACGGTCAACGGTTCGAAGGCGTGGATCACGCACGGCGGAGTGGCCGACTTCTACAACCTGTTCGCCCGGACCGGCGAAGGATCGAAGGGCATCTCGTGCTTTCTCGTTCCGGATGGAACCGACGGCCTGAGCTTCGGCAGGCCCGAGGAGAAGATGGGACTGCACGCGATCCCGACGACCTCGGCGCACTACGACAACGTCCACGTACCCACCGAGTGGCGAATCGGTGCGGAGGGGCAGGGACTGCAGATCGCCTTCAGCGCACTCGATGCCGGACGGCTCGGAATTGCTGCTGTAGCAGTGGGAATCGCGCAGGCGGCGCTCGACGACGCGGTGAAGTACGCCCAGGAGCGTACGGCTTTCGGCAAGAAGATCATCGACCACCAGGGCCTCGGTTTCGTGCTGGCGGACATGGCGGCGGCGGTTGACTCTGCCCGCGCCACCTACCTCGATGCTGCCCGTCGGCGTGACGCCGGACTTCCCTACTCGCGCAACGCTTCCGTGGCCAAGCTGATCGCCACCGATGCTGCCATGAAGGTGACCACCGATGCGGTGCAGGTGTTCGGTGGCTACGGGTACACCCGCGACTTCCGCGTCGAGCGATACATGCGCGACGCCAAGATCACTCAGATCTTCGAGGGCACCAACCAGATTCAGCGTCTGGTGATCGCGCGCTCGCTTGCCACGAACTGA
- a CDS encoding acyl-CoA carboxylase subunit beta encodes MTTTEPDIHTTAGKLADLRKRLAVAEIPSGEAAVDKVHAKGKLTARERITALLDEGSFVELDALARHRSQNFGLADNRPFGDGVVTGYGTVDGRDVCVFSQDATVFGGSLGEIYGEKIVKVMDLAVKTGRPLVGINEGAGARIQEGVVSLGLYGEIFHRNVRASGVIPQISVIMGPAAGGHVYSPALTDFVVMVDGTSQMFVTGPDVIKTVTGENVTMEELGGARTHMEKSGVAHYVASGEQDALDYVRDLLSYLPSNNRADAPRTAPSDPVVGSIEDSLTAEDLELDTLIPDSPNTPYDMHEVITRILDDDEFLEVQEGRARNIIVGFGRIDGRSVGIVANQPTQFAGTLDIDASEKAARFVRTCDCFNVPIITLVDVPGFLPGTGQEYNGIIRRGAKLLYAYGEATVGKITVITRKAYGGAYDVMGSKHMGADVNLAWPTAQIAVMGASGAVGFVYRKQLLDAAKNGEDVDALRLTLQQEYEDTLVNPYIAAERGYLDAVIPPSHTRGQIVTALRLLERKQVTLPPKKHGNIPL; translated from the coding sequence ATGACGACAACCGAACCCGATATCCATACCACTGCGGGTAAATTGGCCGATCTTCGTAAACGTCTCGCGGTTGCGGAGATTCCGTCCGGTGAGGCGGCGGTGGACAAGGTCCACGCCAAAGGCAAGCTGACCGCCCGCGAGCGGATCACCGCCCTGCTCGACGAGGGCTCGTTCGTCGAACTCGACGCCCTGGCCCGGCACCGCTCCCAGAATTTCGGGTTGGCCGACAACCGGCCGTTCGGTGACGGTGTCGTCACCGGCTACGGCACGGTCGATGGCCGCGATGTGTGCGTGTTCTCCCAGGACGCGACCGTCTTCGGCGGCTCGTTGGGGGAAATCTACGGCGAGAAGATCGTCAAGGTCATGGACCTGGCCGTCAAGACCGGCCGCCCTCTGGTCGGCATCAACGAAGGCGCCGGAGCCCGCATCCAGGAAGGGGTCGTCTCCCTCGGACTGTACGGGGAGATCTTCCACCGCAACGTCCGCGCGTCGGGAGTGATCCCGCAGATCTCGGTGATCATGGGACCCGCCGCAGGCGGGCACGTCTACTCCCCGGCGTTGACCGACTTCGTGGTCATGGTCGACGGCACGAGCCAGATGTTCGTCACCGGACCCGACGTCATCAAAACCGTCACCGGTGAGAACGTCACGATGGAAGAACTCGGCGGCGCGAGAACCCACATGGAGAAATCCGGGGTCGCGCACTACGTCGCCTCCGGTGAACAGGACGCCCTCGACTACGTCCGCGACCTCCTGTCGTACCTGCCGTCGAACAATCGCGCCGACGCCCCCCGCACCGCACCGTCGGACCCCGTTGTCGGGTCGATCGAGGACTCGCTCACTGCCGAGGATCTCGAACTCGACACCCTGATCCCCGATTCACCGAACACCCCCTACGACATGCACGAGGTCATCACCCGGATCCTCGACGACGACGAATTCCTCGAAGTCCAGGAAGGGCGGGCACGCAACATCATCGTCGGGTTCGGGCGCATCGACGGCCGATCGGTGGGGATCGTGGCCAACCAACCCACCCAGTTCGCGGGCACATTGGATATCGACGCCTCCGAGAAGGCTGCCCGGTTCGTGCGCACCTGCGATTGTTTCAACGTCCCGATCATCACCCTGGTCGACGTACCGGGCTTTCTGCCCGGCACCGGCCAGGAATACAACGGCATCATCCGACGCGGCGCGAAACTGCTCTACGCCTACGGCGAAGCAACGGTCGGGAAGATCACCGTCATCACCCGCAAAGCGTACGGCGGGGCGTACGACGTGATGGGATCCAAGCACATGGGAGCCGACGTCAACCTCGCCTGGCCCACCGCACAGATCGCCGTCATGGGAGCCTCCGGAGCCGTCGGATTCGTCTACCGCAAACAACTGCTCGACGCCGCGAAGAACGGTGAAGACGTCGACGCCCTCCGCCTGACGTTGCAGCAGGAATACGAGGACACCCTCGTCAACCCCTACATCGCCGCCGAACGCGGCTACCTCGACGCCGTCATCCCACCGAGCCACACCCGCGGCCAGATCGTCACCGCACTACGACTACTCGAACGCAAACAAGTCACCCTCCCACCCAAGAAACACGGAAACATCCCACTATGA
- a CDS encoding Mur ligase family protein encodes MTDSASYESQRSLSRVVGVPLADLALSLGSPEPIESVSVTGASDDSRTVMPGDLYVALPGTHVHGLDFEIEAFERGAVAVLSDRVSTVLPTIVVADPRRSAGPVCARIHRYPADTMDMYGVTGTNGKTSTALLLAAGLAASGEVVGTMTGIGLQGPLTSVPTARTTPEAATVQRTLGRFRDEGATAVAVEVSSHAVSEHRVDGVRFAAVGFTNLGPDHLDYHGSMDEYFAAKAELFAADRTAVAAVGIDDVHGRRLARLVDVPCWTWSAADPRADVVGENIECTDADTSMTVRTPLGSLHIRLPLLGPHQASNALTALAVALAAGKGLESVAAGFERVRSVPGRLERIDAGQSFLALVDYMHNTAGQRSLLPFVRSLVPGRVIVVVGATGERDPGKRFPLGATAAALADVVIVSDESPLSEDADVIRRAVADGARAARSAVVMVEPDRRAALALAVHTAGPGDVVVVAGRGCDTEQVYGREIVEFDDRVVLRELLSDIV; translated from the coding sequence TTGACCGACTCCGCGTCGTACGAGAGCCAACGGTCACTGTCGAGAGTCGTCGGGGTGCCCCTGGCCGATCTGGCCCTCTCGCTCGGATCACCGGAACCCATCGAGTCCGTTTCGGTGACCGGGGCCAGTGACGACTCGCGCACCGTGATGCCCGGGGACCTGTACGTGGCGCTTCCCGGCACGCACGTTCACGGACTGGATTTCGAGATCGAGGCGTTCGAGCGCGGAGCAGTCGCCGTGCTGTCCGACCGAGTGTCGACGGTGCTGCCGACCATCGTCGTTGCGGATCCGCGTCGAAGCGCCGGTCCGGTCTGCGCCCGGATCCATCGGTATCCGGCCGACACGATGGACATGTACGGCGTGACCGGCACCAACGGAAAGACCAGCACCGCGTTGCTTCTCGCCGCCGGACTCGCCGCGTCCGGCGAGGTTGTCGGCACGATGACCGGCATAGGTCTTCAGGGACCACTGACATCGGTGCCGACGGCACGAACGACACCGGAGGCCGCCACCGTCCAGCGCACACTCGGACGGTTTCGCGACGAGGGTGCGACTGCGGTTGCAGTGGAGGTGTCCTCGCACGCGGTCTCCGAACACCGCGTCGACGGCGTGCGGTTCGCAGCGGTCGGGTTCACCAATCTCGGCCCGGACCATCTCGACTATCACGGCAGCATGGACGAGTACTTCGCGGCGAAGGCCGAGTTGTTCGCAGCCGACCGAACGGCCGTCGCGGCAGTGGGGATCGACGACGTACACGGCAGACGACTCGCCCGGCTGGTCGACGTTCCGTGCTGGACGTGGTCTGCAGCCGATCCGCGCGCAGATGTCGTGGGCGAGAACATCGAGTGCACCGATGCCGATACATCCATGACGGTGCGAACTCCGCTGGGTTCGCTGCACATTCGCCTGCCCCTGCTCGGACCGCACCAGGCGAGCAACGCGCTGACCGCGCTCGCCGTCGCATTGGCTGCGGGCAAGGGTCTCGAGTCGGTCGCCGCCGGGTTCGAGCGTGTCCGTTCGGTTCCCGGCCGGCTCGAACGCATCGACGCCGGACAATCGTTTCTGGCCCTGGTCGACTACATGCACAACACCGCGGGGCAGCGCAGCTTGCTGCCGTTCGTGCGATCTCTGGTGCCCGGACGGGTCATAGTGGTTGTCGGGGCGACGGGGGAACGTGATCCCGGCAAACGCTTCCCGCTGGGTGCCACCGCAGCGGCTCTGGCGGATGTGGTGATCGTCAGTGACGAGAGCCCGCTGTCCGAGGACGCCGATGTCATCCGCCGAGCAGTGGCGGATGGCGCGCGAGCTGCGCGGTCGGCAGTGGTGATGGTGGAGCCGGATCGTCGTGCCGCGCTGGCGCTCGCGGTGCACACCGCCGGGCCGGGAGACGTGGTTGTGGTCGCGGGCCGAGGCTGCGACACCGAGCAGGTCTACGGTCGTGAGATCGTCGAGTTCGACGATCGTGTGGTGCTTCGAGAACTGTTGAGCGACATCGTCTGA
- a CDS encoding transglutaminase family protein, with amino-acid sequence MLKRDVSARLDVDITAATTLEFQIAIAPHPGTTVTESLSFVLDGTPIEAKEVSGPHGNRIHVMPADVGNLQVSYDATIVGNTTPAPVTDYDMSLYLRPSRYAEADKFYGFAATEFGDYADSEELLAKISAWVGARLSYVPGSSDPIDGAVDTLLAGQGVCRDYSHLVVAMLRAVNVPARLVAVYAPGCDPMDFHAVAEAFVGGQWRVVDATCLAPRSTLVRISVGRDAADTAFLDNHKGAITLNSSVVTAVVDGDLPHDDITELVSLT; translated from the coding sequence GTGCTCAAACGCGACGTATCCGCGCGCCTCGATGTAGACATCACCGCAGCCACCACGCTCGAATTTCAGATCGCGATTGCGCCACACCCGGGCACGACGGTCACCGAATCACTGTCCTTCGTTCTCGACGGCACCCCCATCGAGGCGAAGGAAGTGAGCGGGCCGCACGGCAACCGAATTCACGTCATGCCCGCCGACGTGGGCAACCTACAGGTGTCGTACGACGCCACAATCGTGGGCAACACCACCCCGGCTCCGGTCACCGACTACGACATGTCGCTCTACCTCCGACCCAGCCGGTACGCCGAGGCCGACAAGTTCTACGGTTTCGCCGCAACCGAATTCGGCGACTACGCGGACTCCGAGGAACTGCTGGCCAAGATTTCCGCGTGGGTCGGCGCTCGCCTGAGCTACGTTCCCGGAAGCAGTGATCCGATCGACGGAGCTGTCGACACGCTGCTCGCCGGACAGGGCGTCTGCCGGGACTACTCGCACCTCGTGGTTGCCATGCTGCGCGCGGTCAACGTTCCGGCCCGCCTGGTGGCGGTGTACGCACCCGGCTGCGATCCGATGGACTTCCACGCCGTCGCCGAGGCGTTCGTGGGTGGCCAGTGGCGCGTCGTCGATGCCACCTGCCTCGCCCCGCGCTCGACGCTGGTGCGCATCTCGGTCGGTCGCGACGCCGCCGACACCGCATTCCTGGACAACCACAAGGGTGCCATCACGCTGAACAGTTCCGTGGTCACCGCGGTGGTCGACGGCGACCTCCCCCATGACGACATCACCGAGCTGGTCTCCCTCACCTGA